A region from the Haloarcula limicola genome encodes:
- a CDS encoding DUF354 domain-containing protein — protein sequence MNVHFEVGHPAHVHLFKHAIWDLEDAGHETLVTAREKEVTTELLDAYDIDYRVLSRQADSTPGLVLEWALRELKLMRAIREFGSDVVVSHLSPVAAQAARLTGTPSVTFTDDEVETRTLERLTVPFTARICTPANFEMGFGRKHRRYDGYHELAYLHPDRFDPDPERLREHGVTVDEPYYVLRFVSWEAHHDVGNSGFSREAKRELVEYLSSHGEVYITSESELPEAFEAYRLPVPPETIHDLLYYADGYVGDSQTMAMEAGLLGTPSIRSNSFVGDDDVSMFGELEDYGLVFNFREEGDAVAKLKELVEDPETAAQWEGRRERLLETRVDVTDVVLEEALGAAE from the coding sequence ATGAACGTCCACTTCGAGGTGGGCCACCCGGCTCACGTCCACCTGTTCAAACACGCCATCTGGGACCTGGAGGACGCGGGCCACGAGACGCTGGTGACGGCCCGCGAGAAGGAGGTGACGACGGAGTTACTCGACGCCTACGACATCGACTACCGGGTGCTCTCACGACAGGCCGACTCGACGCCGGGGCTCGTCTTGGAGTGGGCGCTGCGCGAGCTCAAACTGATGCGGGCCATCCGCGAGTTCGGCTCGGACGTGGTCGTCAGTCACCTGAGTCCCGTCGCGGCACAGGCCGCGCGCCTGACGGGGACGCCGAGCGTCACCTTCACCGACGACGAGGTCGAGACGCGGACGCTCGAACGCCTGACCGTCCCCTTTACCGCCCGGATCTGCACGCCCGCCAACTTCGAGATGGGCTTCGGCCGGAAACACCGCCGCTACGACGGCTACCACGAACTGGCGTACCTCCATCCCGACCGGTTCGACCCCGACCCCGAGCGGCTGCGCGAGCATGGCGTCACCGTGGACGAACCGTACTACGTCCTGCGGTTCGTCTCCTGGGAGGCCCACCACGACGTCGGCAACTCCGGGTTCAGCCGCGAGGCCAAGCGCGAGCTCGTCGAGTACCTCTCCAGTCACGGCGAGGTGTACATCACCAGCGAGTCCGAGCTCCCCGAGGCCTTCGAGGCGTACCGGCTCCCGGTCCCGCCCGAGACGATCCACGACCTGCTGTACTACGCCGACGGCTACGTCGGCGACTCCCAGACGATGGCGATGGAGGCCGGACTGCTCGGGACGCCGTCGATCCGCTCGAACTCCTTCGTCGGCGACGACGACGTCTCGATGTTCGGCGAACTCGAAGATTACGGCCTCGTCTTCAACTTCCGGGAGGAGGGCGACGCGGTTGCGAAACTGAAGGAACTGGTCGAGGACCCCGAAACGGCGGCCCAGTGGGAGGGCCGACGGGAGCGGCTCCTGGAGACCCGCGTCGACGTGACCGACGTGGTCCTCGAAGAGGCGCTGGGTGCCGCAGAATGA